A window of Saccopteryx leptura isolate mSacLep1 chromosome 5, mSacLep1_pri_phased_curated, whole genome shotgun sequence contains these coding sequences:
- the LOC136406186 gene encoding calmodulin-like protein 3 — protein sequence MADQLTEEQVAEFREAFSLFDKDGDGAISTQELGTVMRAVGLNPTQAELQCMVSEIDRDGDGTVDFPEFLGAMARRAKGGDSEEQIREAFRVFDKDGNGLVSAAELRHVMTRLGEKLSDREVDEMIQAADADGDGQVNYEEFVRILVAK from the coding sequence ATGGCCGACCAGCTGACAGAGGAGCAGGTGGCCGAGTTCAGGGAGGCCTTCTCCCTGTTCGACAAGGACGGGGACGGCGCCATCAGCACCCAGGAGCTGGGCACCGTCATGCGGGCCGTGGGCCTGAACCCCACGCAGGCCGAGCTCCAGTGCATGGTGAGCGAGATCGACCGGGACGGCGACGGCACCGTGGACTTCCCCGAGTTCCTGGGCGCGATGGCCAGGAGGGCGAAGGGCGGCGACAGCGAGGAGCAGATCCGCGAGGCCTTCCGCGTGTTCGACAAGGACGGCAACGGCCTGGTCAGCGCGGCGGAGCTGCGGCACGTGATGACCCGGCTGGGGGAGAAGCTGAGCGACCGGGAGGTGGACGAGATGATCCAGGCCGCGGATGCGGATGGCGACGGCCAGGTCAACTACGAGGAGTTCGTCCGCATACTGGTCGCCAAGTGA